A portion of the Lolium rigidum isolate FL_2022 chromosome 1, APGP_CSIRO_Lrig_0.1, whole genome shotgun sequence genome contains these proteins:
- the LOC124705831 gene encoding lecithin-cholesterol acyltransferase-like 1: MAAVASHRPCAGLRQQRAGRAAHRSLPAFMSAVYDAASDDYYNVPGVETRVPFFGSTKAFRYPDPDDKNFSYMEKLVERLEKMGYRDGETMFGAPYDFRYAVAPVGRPSRVGSTFFRALKNLVERASRLNGGRPVIIFTHSYGGTLAHQFLIRRPLPWRRRFVRRFVPVAAPWGGLVLGMQVLLSGNNLALPFVDPLALRPEYRSLQSTLWPLPSPAVFGTAQPLVTTKSRNYSAGDVADFLDAIGLGDAVGPYESRVLPLFGELPAPLRVPVSCVVGVGVGTPERMVYPGDDFDVTPGVVVGDGDGLVNLASLVAVEKSWSRAGHFRMVKVPNVSHTGILMEDRALDIVIHEIKLAN; encoded by the exons ATGGCGGCAGTTGCATCCCATCGTCCTTGTGCCGGGCTACGCCAGCAACGAGCTGGACGCGCGGCTCACCGATCTTTACCAGCCTTC ATGAGCGCCGTGTACGACGCCGCCTCCGACGACTACTACAACGTCCCCGGCGTCGAGACGCGCGTCCCGTTCTTCGGATCCACCAAAGCTTTCCGCTATCCCGATCCAGACGACAA GAATTTCTCCTACATGGAGAAGTTGGTGGAGCGGCTGGAGAAGATGGGCTACCGAGACGGGGAGACCATGTTCGGCGCGCCCTACGATTTCCGGTACGCCGTCGCGCCGGTGGGGCGCCCTTCCAGGGTCGGCTCCACGTTCTTCAGAGCGCTCAAGAACCTTGTCGAGAGGGCGAGCCGGCTCAACGGCGGCAGGCCGGTGATAATCTTCACGCACAGCTACGGCGGCACGCTGGCGCACCAGTTCCTCATCCGGCGGCCACTTCCCTGGCGCAGAAGGTTCGTGAGGCGCTTCGTGCCCGTCGCCGCTCCGTGGGGAGGGCTCGTCCTGGGGATGCAGGTGCTCCTCTCCGGCAACAACCTGGCCCTGCCGTTCGTCGACCCCCTGGCGCTGCGTCCGGAGTACAGGAGCCTCCAGAGCACCCTCTGGCCGCTGCCCAGCCCGGCGGTCTTCGGCACCGCGCAGCCATTGGTGACAACCAAGAGCAGGAACTACTCTGCCGGCGACGTGGCGGACTTCCTTGATGCCATCGGGCTCGGCGACGCCGTCGGGCCCTACGAGTCCCGCGTGCTGCCTCTGTTCGGAGAGCTGCCGGCTCCCTTGAGGGTGCCGGTGAGCTGCGTGGTGGGAGTCGGGGTGGGGACGCCGGAGAGGATGGTGTACCCGGGGGATGACTTCGATGTGACGCCCGGAGTGGTCGTCGGAGACGGAGATGGGCTGGTGAACCTGGCGAGCCTCGTGGCGGTGGAGAAGTCATGGAGTCGTGCTGGCCATTTTAGGATGGTGAAGGTTCCGAACGTGTCCCACACCGGCATTCTGATGGAGGATCGTGCGCTGGACATTGTCATCCACGAGATTAAACTTGCTAATTAA
- the LOC124685102 gene encoding AP-1 complex subunit gamma-1-like isoform X2 → MHSQDADVSIRKRALELVYLLVNDTNVKPLTKELVDYLEVSDEDFKEDLTAKICLIVEKFSQDKLWYLDQMFKVLSLSGNFVKDDVWHALIVLISNASELQGYSVRSLYKALQACGAQESLVRVSVWCIGEYGEMLVNNISMLDVEEPITVTESDAVDALELALKRYSVDVTTRAMCLVALLKLSSRFPPTSERIQEIVVQNKGNTVLELQQRSIEFNSIIQRHQSIKSSLLERMPVLDEASYLVKRATSSQASVSLNKSAPAATPGGSLKLPNGVAKPPPAPLADLLDLSSDDTPASTSAPTAAPNNFLHDLLGIDLTDSSSTGGAPSASTDILMDLLSIGSSPVQNGPPTTSTVISPGQVTKHASATPQVFDLLDGLAPSSPLPDEQTAYPPITAFQSATLKITFNFKKQPGKPQETTMHVSFTNLTSATLTDFMFQAAVPKFIQLRLDPASSSTLPASGKGSVTQSLSVTNNQHGQKPIAMRIRISYKVNGEDRLEQGQISNFPAGL, encoded by the exons ATGCACTCTCAGGATGCAGATGTCTCTATTCGCAAAAGGGCCCTTGAACTCGTTTACTTACTCGTCAATGACACCAATGTAAagcctttgacaaaggagcttgttGATTACCTAGAAGTAAGTGACGAGGACTTCAAGGAAGACCTCACAGCCAAAATATGCTTAATAGTTGAAAA GTTTTCTCAAGATAAGTTGTGGTACCTAGACCAGATGTTCAAGGTTTTATCTCTG TCTGGAAACTTTGTGAAGGATGATGTATGGCATGCCCTTATAGTTCTGATAAGCAATGCATCTGAACTTCAAGGATACTCAGTGAGATCGTTATACAAGGCATTGCAAGCATGTGGTGCACAG gAAAGTTTAGTTAGGGTGTCTGTTTGGTGCATTGGTGAATATGGTGAGATGCTGGTCAACAACATTAGTATGCTGGATGTTGAGGAACCAATCACG GTAACAGAATCTGATGCGGTGGATGCTTTAGAGCTAGCTCTTAAACGCTACTCTGTAGACGTTACAACACGGGCTATGTGTCTTGTTGCTCTTTTGAAGCTTTCTTCGCGATTTCCGCCAACTTCAGA GAGGATACAAGAAATTGTAGTTCAGAATAAAGGGAACACTGTGCTTGAGCTACAGCAAAGATCAATCGAATTTAATTCCATCATTCAAAGACACCAGTCTATAAA ATCATCTTTGCTTGAGCGGATGCCTGTATTAGATGAAGCTAGTTATTTGGTGAAGCGAGCCACTTCTTCACAAGCGAGTGTTTCATTAAATAAATCTGCTCCAGCAGCCACTCCTGGAGGCTCCCTTAAGCTTCCAAACGGTGTAGCAAAACCACCACCAGCTCCATTAGCTGATTTACTTGATTTAAGTTCTGATGATACTCCAGCGAGTACTTCTGCCCCTACTGCAGCGCCTAATAATTTCCTACACGATCTTTTGGGCATTGACCTGACTGATTCTTCTAGTACAG GTGGAGCTCCATCTGCAAGTACAGATATTTTAATGGATCTTCTATCTATTGGTTCATCTCCTGTACAAAATGGCCCGCCAACAACATCGACCGTTATCTCTCCTGGCCAAG TGACTAAACATGCTTCTGCAACACCTCAAGTTTTCGATCTTCTCGATGGTTTGGCCCCAAGTTCACCACTCCCTG ATGAACAAACAGCTTACCCGCCAATCACAGCTTTCCAGAGTGCAACTTTGAAGATCACCTTCAATTTTAAGAAGCAGCCTGGAAAACCTCAGGAAACTACAATGCATGTCAGCTTTACAAATTTGACTTCTGCTACATTGACAGATTTCATGTTTCAGGCAGCTGTACCAAAG TTCATCCAGTTGCGTTTGGACCCTGCTAGCAGCAGCACCCTTCCGGCCAGCGGGAAGGGTTCAGTTACACAAAGCCTCAGCGTCACTAACAATCAACATGGACAG AAACCAATTGCTATGCGGATCCGGATTTCCTACAAAGTGAACGGCGAGGACAGGCTGGAACAAGGGCAAATCAGCAATTTTCCCGCTGGGTTGTAG
- the LOC124685102 gene encoding AP-1 complex subunit gamma-1-like isoform X1, whose amino-acid sequence MHSQDADVSIRKRALELVYLLVNDTNVKPLTKELVDYLEVSDEDFKEDLTAKICLIVEKFSQDKLWYLDQMFKVLSLSGNFVKDDVWHALIVLISNASELQGYSVRSLYKALQACGAQESLVRVSVWCIGEYGEMLVNNISMLDVEEPITVTESDAVDALELALKRYSVDVTTRAMCLVALLKLSSRFPPTSERIQEIVVQNKGNTVLELQQRSIEFNSIIQRHQSIKSSLLERMPVLDEASYLVKRATSSQASVSLNKSAPAATPGGSLKLPNGVAKPPPAPLADLLDLSSDDTPASTSAPTAAPNNFLHDLLGIDLTDSSSTGGAPSASTDILMDLLSIGSSPVQNGPPTTSTVISPGQAVTKHASATPQVFDLLDGLAPSSPLPDEQTAYPPITAFQSATLKITFNFKKQPGKPQETTMHVSFTNLTSATLTDFMFQAAVPKFIQLRLDPASSSTLPASGKGSVTQSLSVTNNQHGQKPIAMRIRISYKVNGEDRLEQGQISNFPAGL is encoded by the exons ATGCACTCTCAGGATGCAGATGTCTCTATTCGCAAAAGGGCCCTTGAACTCGTTTACTTACTCGTCAATGACACCAATGTAAagcctttgacaaaggagcttgttGATTACCTAGAAGTAAGTGACGAGGACTTCAAGGAAGACCTCACAGCCAAAATATGCTTAATAGTTGAAAA GTTTTCTCAAGATAAGTTGTGGTACCTAGACCAGATGTTCAAGGTTTTATCTCTG TCTGGAAACTTTGTGAAGGATGATGTATGGCATGCCCTTATAGTTCTGATAAGCAATGCATCTGAACTTCAAGGATACTCAGTGAGATCGTTATACAAGGCATTGCAAGCATGTGGTGCACAG gAAAGTTTAGTTAGGGTGTCTGTTTGGTGCATTGGTGAATATGGTGAGATGCTGGTCAACAACATTAGTATGCTGGATGTTGAGGAACCAATCACG GTAACAGAATCTGATGCGGTGGATGCTTTAGAGCTAGCTCTTAAACGCTACTCTGTAGACGTTACAACACGGGCTATGTGTCTTGTTGCTCTTTTGAAGCTTTCTTCGCGATTTCCGCCAACTTCAGA GAGGATACAAGAAATTGTAGTTCAGAATAAAGGGAACACTGTGCTTGAGCTACAGCAAAGATCAATCGAATTTAATTCCATCATTCAAAGACACCAGTCTATAAA ATCATCTTTGCTTGAGCGGATGCCTGTATTAGATGAAGCTAGTTATTTGGTGAAGCGAGCCACTTCTTCACAAGCGAGTGTTTCATTAAATAAATCTGCTCCAGCAGCCACTCCTGGAGGCTCCCTTAAGCTTCCAAACGGTGTAGCAAAACCACCACCAGCTCCATTAGCTGATTTACTTGATTTAAGTTCTGATGATACTCCAGCGAGTACTTCTGCCCCTACTGCAGCGCCTAATAATTTCCTACACGATCTTTTGGGCATTGACCTGACTGATTCTTCTAGTACAG GTGGAGCTCCATCTGCAAGTACAGATATTTTAATGGATCTTCTATCTATTGGTTCATCTCCTGTACAAAATGGCCCGCCAACAACATCGACCGTTATCTCTCCTGGCCAAG CAGTGACTAAACATGCTTCTGCAACACCTCAAGTTTTCGATCTTCTCGATGGTTTGGCCCCAAGTTCACCACTCCCTG ATGAACAAACAGCTTACCCGCCAATCACAGCTTTCCAGAGTGCAACTTTGAAGATCACCTTCAATTTTAAGAAGCAGCCTGGAAAACCTCAGGAAACTACAATGCATGTCAGCTTTACAAATTTGACTTCTGCTACATTGACAGATTTCATGTTTCAGGCAGCTGTACCAAAG TTCATCCAGTTGCGTTTGGACCCTGCTAGCAGCAGCACCCTTCCGGCCAGCGGGAAGGGTTCAGTTACACAAAGCCTCAGCGTCACTAACAATCAACATGGACAG AAACCAATTGCTATGCGGATCCGGATTTCCTACAAAGTGAACGGCGAGGACAGGCTGGAACAAGGGCAAATCAGCAATTTTCCCGCTGGGTTGTAG